Proteins encoded within one genomic window of Methyloceanibacter stevinii:
- a CDS encoding NAD-dependent epimerase/dehydratase family protein, which yields MPGAKAQEPDRKPLVALTGATGFIGQHLLKGLTDRGYRVRVLLRRPTQMPESCASVLIGDIAKPYNMSEALAEVDAVIHTAGIPRAMTGLPEDDYRLFNTDATVRFAKAAKRARVKRFLFLSSIRAQSGPAASCVLTEDQEARPTDAYGRSKLEAELGVAETGLDWAALRLALVYGPGAGGNIARLMKLARAPYPLPLAGLKARHSLLALDNLVEAVDRILTAPQPLNRPFIVADPAPVTVAEIVRALRQGLGRRAGLFYMPPSLLKALGRRRATGRNRTAVQLPRGRSSRITRAELGAACCDATGLGRTRPANARLTNDSGIAAPHRCCSAQHSDF from the coding sequence ATGCCGGGCGCAAAGGCTCAAGAACCGGACCGCAAACCGCTGGTGGCCCTCACCGGCGCGACGGGTTTCATCGGCCAGCATCTTCTGAAAGGCCTCACGGACCGCGGCTACCGTGTCCGCGTTCTGTTGCGGCGCCCCACCCAGATGCCGGAGTCCTGCGCCAGCGTCCTCATCGGCGACATCGCCAAGCCCTACAACATGTCCGAGGCGCTGGCGGAGGTCGATGCCGTGATCCACACCGCCGGCATTCCCCGCGCCATGACCGGCCTGCCCGAGGACGACTACCGCCTGTTCAATACCGACGCGACGGTGCGGTTCGCCAAGGCGGCCAAACGCGCCCGGGTCAAGCGCTTCCTGTTCCTGTCGTCCATTCGCGCCCAATCGGGACCGGCGGCATCTTGTGTTCTGACCGAGGATCAGGAGGCGCGCCCCACGGATGCCTACGGCCGGTCGAAGCTCGAAGCGGAATTGGGTGTGGCCGAGACGGGCCTCGATTGGGCCGCCTTGCGCCTTGCCCTCGTCTACGGTCCGGGAGCCGGCGGCAATATCGCCAGGCTCATGAAGCTGGCGCGCGCACCCTACCCGCTACCGCTCGCCGGTCTGAAGGCGCGGCACTCGCTCCTCGCGCTCGATAATCTGGTTGAGGCCGTGGACCGGATCCTGACGGCGCCGCAACCGCTGAACCGGCCCTTTATCGTGGCCGACCCGGCCCCGGTCACCGTGGCAGAGATTGTTCGCGCCTTGCGCCAGGGGCTCGGGCGCAGGGCCGGGCTGTTCTACATGCCGCCATCTCTGCTCAAGGCTCTTGGCCGCCGTCGGGCCACAGGTCGAAACCGGACCGCTGTTCAACTCCCTCGTGGCCGATCCAGCCGCATTACGCGCGCTGAACTGGGCGCCGCCTGTTGCGACGCAACAGGGCTTGGCCGCACTCGCCCGGCAAATGCCCGGCTGACCAACGATTCGGGAATTGCTGCACCGCATCGATGCTGCAGCGCGCAACACTCGGATTTTTAA
- a CDS encoding ArsC/Spx/MgsR family protein codes for MAKVIFYEKPGCGGNARQKALLKASGHELDVRDLLSEAWTPETLRLFFGTRPISSWFNPSAPRIKSGEINPDMIGASKALAMMIEDPLLIRRPLIQVGTRRETGFEQDQVDIWIGLSKTRERVDETCLKSKAGV; via the coding sequence ATGGCGAAAGTAATCTTCTATGAAAAGCCCGGATGCGGCGGAAATGCACGGCAGAAGGCCCTGCTGAAGGCGTCGGGCCACGAACTGGACGTGCGCGACCTTCTGAGCGAGGCCTGGACGCCCGAAACGTTGCGGCTTTTCTTCGGCACGCGCCCCATCAGCTCGTGGTTCAACCCATCGGCGCCGCGAATCAAATCCGGGGAAATCAACCCGGACATGATTGGGGCGAGCAAGGCGCTCGCGATGATGATCGAGGATCCGCTGCTGATTCGCCGGCCACTGATTCAGGTCGGCACGCGCCGCGAAACTGGTTTCGAACAGGATCAGGTGGATATCTGGATCGGTCTATCGAAAACGCGCGAGCGGGTGGATGAAACCTGCTTGAAATCGAAAGCAGGCGTCTAG
- a CDS encoding arylsulfatase: MSLGLYRQLCGLSVAALVVCGGVAHAQDADASADAKNKKPNILLIVSDDTGWGDLGPYLGGEGRGMQTPNFDKLAKEGMVFTNFYGQPSCTPGRAAIQTGRIPNRSGMTTVAFQGQGGGLPAAEWTLASVLKKADYNTYFTGKWHLGESDYALPNAQGYDVMKYTFLYHLNAYTYPDPKWFPNMTPELRETFKKATKGSLSGKAGEKPVQDWEVNGEYVNTPEKGVVGIPYLDEYIEKAAIEFLDEAAKSDKPFFINVNFMKNHQPNLPAPEFEHKSISKSKYADAVVELDTRVGNVLKKLDELGLADNTIVFYTVDNGAWQDVYPDAGYTPFRGTKGTVREGGNRVPSMVRWPGKVEGGSKSDAILGGLDLMATFASVAGVELPTEDRDGKPMIFDSYDMTPVWTGSGKSKRNWWFYFTEDELSPGAVRLNQFKYVFNLRGDDGADTGGLAVDTNLGWKGASEYVATVPQVFDLLADPQERYDIFMTTFTESTWAVVPANESVAKLMKSYVKYPPRKLQSETYTGPITISKYQLLKSLQSQLAKEGFSIGLPTGN; encoded by the coding sequence ATGAGTCTCGGCTTGTACAGGCAGTTATGCGGCCTATCGGTAGCCGCATTGGTCGTCTGCGGTGGTGTTGCCCACGCGCAGGATGCCGACGCATCGGCAGATGCGAAGAACAAGAAGCCCAACATTCTTTTGATCGTTTCGGACGACACCGGGTGGGGCGATCTCGGTCCCTATCTCGGCGGCGAGGGTCGGGGCATGCAGACCCCGAATTTCGACAAGCTGGCGAAGGAAGGCATGGTCTTCACCAACTTCTATGGCCAGCCGAGCTGCACACCGGGCCGCGCCGCAATCCAGACCGGGCGTATCCCAAACCGGAGCGGCATGACCACGGTGGCCTTCCAGGGCCAGGGCGGCGGTCTCCCGGCAGCGGAGTGGACGCTCGCTTCCGTCCTGAAGAAGGCCGACTACAACACCTACTTCACCGGCAAGTGGCATCTGGGCGAGTCGGACTATGCGCTGCCGAACGCTCAAGGCTACGACGTGATGAAGTATACTTTCCTCTATCACCTCAACGCCTACACCTACCCCGACCCCAAATGGTTCCCGAACATGACTCCGGAACTGCGCGAAACGTTCAAGAAGGCGACCAAGGGCTCTCTGTCCGGCAAGGCCGGCGAGAAGCCGGTGCAGGACTGGGAAGTCAATGGCGAGTATGTGAACACGCCGGAGAAGGGCGTGGTCGGCATTCCGTATCTCGACGAATACATCGAGAAGGCCGCGATCGAATTTCTCGACGAGGCAGCCAAGTCGGACAAGCCGTTCTTCATCAACGTCAACTTCATGAAGAACCATCAGCCGAACCTGCCGGCGCCGGAGTTCGAGCATAAGTCGATCTCGAAGTCGAAATATGCCGACGCCGTCGTCGAACTCGATACCCGGGTAGGCAATGTCCTGAAGAAGCTCGACGAGCTCGGTCTCGCCGACAATACGATCGTGTTCTACACGGTCGACAATGGTGCCTGGCAGGATGTCTATCCGGATGCCGGCTACACGCCGTTCCGTGGAACCAAGGGTACGGTGCGCGAAGGCGGCAACCGCGTGCCGTCCATGGTGCGCTGGCCCGGTAAAGTGGAAGGCGGCTCGAAGAGCGACGCCATCCTGGGCGGTCTTGATCTGATGGCGACGTTCGCTTCGGTCGCGGGCGTTGAGCTCCCGACGGAAGACCGGGACGGCAAGCCCATGATCTTCGACAGCTACGACATGACGCCGGTCTGGACCGGTTCGGGCAAGTCGAAGCGCAATTGGTGGTTCTACTTCACCGAAGATGAGCTTTCGCCCGGTGCTGTTCGTCTGAACCAGTTCAAGTACGTGTTCAACCTGCGCGGGGACGATGGCGCCGACACGGGTGGACTCGCGGTCGATACAAACTTGGGTTGGAAAGGCGCGAGCGAGTATGTCGCGACTGTACCGCAGGTGTTTGACCTCCTGGCCGATCCGCAGGAGCGTTACGACATCTTCATGACGACGTTCACAGAGAGCACGTGGGCCGTGGTTCCGGCCAACGAGTCCGTGGCGAAGCTCATGAAGTCCTATGTGAAGTATCCACCGCGGAAGCTTCAGAGCGAGACCTATACCGGTCCAATTACCATTTCCAAGTACCAGCTGCTCAAGTCGCTTCAGTCGCAGTTGGCCAAGGAAGGCTTCAGCATCGGCTTGCCCACGGGCAACTAG
- a CDS encoding SphA family protein gives MARKSLVAGGLALLAAVSAPGAAQSAEFGASPWLKGYTDVFGGVIPSVPGFYLRTDVYDYSGSADTTILNGRVDLGVDQNFTATVGSLTYVTPWKPLGGTFAVNVTPTVVAMDVDVGLGIPTFTGPLGNTVGGFTVNRGDNNFALGDMVFAPAILGWDEGNWHWNVAMFILAPTGDYSTDQLANTSLNHWAFMPRFAATYFDPQTGWQATGAVLYTWNTENTATNYLTGDIVNVEGTITKNFGPLGVGVASYGMIQVTGDSGAGARLGASSPKSMASAHRHLHHQPRSDEGLTVIVKYYKEFDAKNTFEGETFDAAVSFKF, from the coding sequence ATGGCCAGAAAAAGTCTCGTTGCCGGTGGCTTGGCACTGCTTGCCGCCGTATCGGCGCCAGGTGCTGCGCAAAGCGCCGAGTTCGGCGCCAGCCCTTGGCTTAAGGGCTACACGGACGTCTTTGGCGGGGTCATCCCCTCCGTACCCGGATTTTATCTCCGCACTGACGTCTACGACTATAGCGGCAGCGCCGACACTACGATCTTGAATGGCCGTGTTGACCTTGGCGTCGACCAGAACTTCACCGCAACGGTTGGCTCTCTGACCTATGTGACACCGTGGAAGCCTCTCGGCGGCACCTTCGCGGTGAACGTCACCCCGACCGTCGTCGCCATGGACGTCGATGTCGGACTGGGAATCCCCACCTTCACCGGGCCGCTAGGCAACACGGTCGGCGGGTTCACCGTCAACCGGGGTGATAACAATTTTGCCCTTGGCGACATGGTCTTCGCACCGGCAATCCTCGGCTGGGATGAGGGCAACTGGCACTGGAACGTCGCCATGTTCATCCTCGCGCCGACGGGCGACTACAGCACCGATCAACTCGCGAATACGAGCCTCAATCATTGGGCGTTCATGCCGCGTTTCGCCGCCACCTATTTCGATCCGCAGACCGGCTGGCAGGCGACCGGCGCCGTGCTCTACACCTGGAACACCGAGAACACGGCAACGAACTACCTCACCGGCGACATCGTCAACGTGGAAGGCACGATCACCAAGAACTTCGGACCGTTGGGCGTGGGCGTGGCAAGCTACGGCATGATCCAGGTAACCGGCGACAGCGGCGCGGGCGCGCGCTTGGGGGCGTCGAGTCCGAAGTCTATGGCGTCGGCCCATCGTCACCTTCACCACCAGCCCCGATCCGACGAAGGCTTGACGGTGATCGTGAAGTACTACAAGGAGTTCGACGCCAAGAATACGTTCGAAGGGGAAACCTTCGACGCGGCGGTGAGCTTCAAATTCTGA
- a CDS encoding agmatine deiminase family protein — MHPSTTDWPSADIHLLPEWAPQKAIWTAWPAAAEEWNGDLDSPRRDVAALVHALAPDNQVRLLVDGPEAQQSAESAVGDVADIVPAKYGDIWLRDTGPLFATARGEPFALRFRTNGWGGKFSLPGDESVGDDIARLAGVATQGFDFVLEGGAIDHDGAGTILTTRQTLLNLNRNGWSQGDAEAALRTSLGARKILWIDEGLTGDHTDGHIDNIARFVGPARIVIQEPAGPDDPNAAVFEAIARNLAGATDADGRAIEVIEIPGPGLVLNALGEVAPASHLNFAIANGIVVVPVFDTNTQADALERLQAVFPDRKVVGLPASGLLGAGDAGGGAFHCITREEPDFTRGRLLSQQGTDQVG, encoded by the coding sequence TTGCACCCCTCGACGACAGATTGGCCCTCGGCCGATATCCACCTCCTCCCCGAATGGGCGCCGCAGAAGGCGATCTGGACCGCGTGGCCGGCTGCGGCCGAAGAATGGAACGGCGACCTCGATTCGCCCCGACGAGACGTGGCGGCGCTGGTACATGCACTCGCGCCGGACAACCAAGTTCGTCTCCTCGTCGACGGCCCGGAAGCGCAGCAGTCAGCCGAGAGCGCGGTCGGAGACGTCGCGGACATTGTTCCCGCGAAGTACGGAGACATCTGGCTGCGCGACACCGGCCCCCTTTTTGCCACGGCGCGGGGCGAGCCTTTCGCTCTGCGTTTCCGCACCAATGGCTGGGGCGGGAAATTCTCGCTCCCGGGCGACGAGAGCGTCGGTGACGACATCGCAAGGCTCGCGGGCGTTGCCACGCAGGGCTTCGATTTCGTGCTCGAGGGCGGCGCCATCGACCATGACGGGGCGGGCACGATCCTCACCACAAGGCAAACGCTGCTGAACCTGAATCGGAACGGCTGGTCGCAAGGCGATGCCGAAGCGGCGCTACGCACAAGCCTCGGTGCACGTAAAATTCTCTGGATCGACGAGGGGCTCACAGGTGACCACACTGACGGTCACATCGACAACATTGCCAGATTTGTCGGGCCGGCCCGCATCGTCATCCAAGAACCGGCGGGCCCGGACGACCCGAACGCCGCGGTGTTCGAGGCGATCGCGCGTAACCTCGCAGGCGCAACCGATGCCGACGGGCGCGCCATCGAGGTCATAGAGATCCCCGGCCCCGGCCTCGTTCTCAACGCGCTCGGCGAGGTGGCGCCCGCATCCCACCTTAACTTTGCCATCGCGAACGGCATTGTGGTCGTGCCGGTCTTCGACACAAATACGCAAGCGGACGCGCTCGAGCGCTTGCAAGCCGTGTTTCCGGACCGCAAGGTTGTCGGGCTTCCCGCTTCAGGGCTTCTCGGAGCAGGAGACGCCGGCGGCGGCGCCTTCCATTGCATCACCCGCGAGGAACCGGACTTCACCCGCGGGCGTCTCTTATCTCAGCAAGGGACCGATCAGGTCGGATAG
- a CDS encoding aldose 1-epimerase, with protein MTETHIPNLLGDPNATRIAAGDTDAVFLPSYGMIGISLKRDGLEALRRVDNLIVAAAANRTVGIPFLFPFANRLADFQYEVAGRGVTLPPHSLVLRYDENGLPMHGLMWPHLKWAVADVSDTTLTARLDWSHPQGLAVFPYPCQLTLSATVEPGSLSIKTALTATGDIDVPVSFGFHPYFGFEEDRANWHIRLPEMRHLTLDARQIPTGASEPYPGLDALLGMRSFDDGFALLEPQATLSIAYGGHQISVDLLDGYTHTQVYAPHDQNYLAFEPMTAPANALISEDGLRLVSPGDTFSATFRIRVE; from the coding sequence GTGACTGAGACGCACATCCCCAACCTTCTCGGCGACCCCAATGCCACCCGCATCGCAGCCGGCGACACCGACGCTGTCTTTCTCCCCAGCTACGGCATGATCGGCATTTCGCTGAAGAGAGATGGTCTGGAAGCCTTGCGGCGCGTCGACAACCTCATCGTCGCCGCAGCTGCCAATCGCACCGTAGGCATTCCGTTCCTGTTTCCCTTCGCCAACCGGCTCGCGGACTTTCAATACGAGGTTGCGGGGCGCGGCGTGACGCTGCCGCCGCATTCGCTCGTGTTGCGCTACGACGAGAACGGGCTGCCCATGCACGGGCTGATGTGGCCGCACCTCAAATGGGCCGTCGCCGATGTTTCGGACACCACACTGACGGCACGGCTCGACTGGTCCCATCCTCAGGGCCTCGCCGTGTTTCCCTATCCCTGTCAGTTGACGCTGAGCGCTACCGTCGAGCCCGGCAGCTTGAGCATCAAGACCGCGCTGACGGCGACGGGCGATATCGATGTGCCGGTGAGTTTCGGCTTTCACCCCTATTTCGGCTTCGAGGAAGATCGCGCGAACTGGCATATCCGTCTGCCGGAAATGCGCCACCTCACGCTGGATGCCCGCCAGATTCCGACCGGCGCCTCGGAGCCCTATCCAGGTCTCGATGCGTTGCTCGGTATGCGGAGCTTCGACGACGGGTTCGCGCTCCTGGAACCCCAGGCGACGCTCTCGATTGCCTATGGCGGCCACCAGATCTCCGTGGACCTGCTCGACGGCTACACGCACACGCAGGTTTATGCGCCGCACGATCAGAACTACCTCGCCTTCGAGCCCATGACGGCGCCCGCCAACGCGCTCATCAGCGAAGACGGGCTGCGGCTCGTCTCCCCCGGCGATACGTTCAGCGCGACATTCCGCATCCGCGTCGAGTGA
- the lpxB gene encoding lipid-A-disaccharide synthase, protein MNRQEPLVFIIAGEPSGDNLAGRLIAALREMTGGRIQIAGIGGPQSEAQGLKSLFPMRELALIGIAEVVPHLPRLLRRMNETAATIREMKPDIVVTVDAPSFTLRVADKLRGSGIPIVHYVAPQAWAWRAGRAKTLGKRVNHLMALLPFEVPFFAEHGLPTSYVGHPAIESALAGDGKAFRKTHGIADAATVLCVVPGSRNSEVRRMLPVFAEAVSLLAERYPDLQIVIPVAPNVAEQVEEQTKDWPLPVLHVKNPAERFDAFAASDVAMAKSGTVTLELGLARVPMAVAYRVSALTVFIVRRMPIAVKYASLVNLLTDREVVPELIQEDCTPAAVAEKVGTLLGSPEARAAQQEARRRCLHVLGDADPPPSKRAAKVVLDLIANRET, encoded by the coding sequence ATGAATCGGCAGGAGCCGCTGGTCTTTATCATCGCGGGCGAACCCTCCGGCGACAATCTCGCCGGACGACTGATCGCCGCCCTGAGGGAAATGACCGGCGGCCGCATCCAGATCGCCGGCATCGGAGGCCCGCAAAGCGAGGCGCAAGGGCTGAAGAGCCTGTTTCCCATGCGCGAGCTGGCACTGATCGGCATTGCCGAGGTCGTGCCGCATCTTCCGCGCCTCCTTCGGCGGATGAATGAGACCGCGGCGACGATCCGCGAGATGAAGCCCGATATCGTGGTGACGGTCGATGCGCCGAGCTTCACGTTGCGCGTCGCGGACAAGCTGCGCGGGTCGGGCATTCCGATCGTGCACTACGTGGCGCCGCAAGCCTGGGCCTGGCGCGCGGGCCGAGCCAAGACACTGGGCAAACGCGTGAACCATCTCATGGCGTTGCTGCCCTTCGAGGTACCGTTCTTCGCCGAACACGGACTGCCGACGAGCTATGTGGGCCACCCCGCGATCGAATCCGCTCTGGCCGGCGACGGCAAGGCCTTCCGCAAGACGCATGGCATCGCGGATGCAGCAACCGTGCTGTGCGTGGTGCCGGGAAGCCGGAACAGCGAAGTGCGGCGCATGCTGCCGGTCTTCGCCGAGGCGGTGTCGCTCTTAGCCGAGCGCTATCCGGACCTTCAGATCGTGATCCCCGTCGCGCCCAATGTTGCGGAACAAGTCGAAGAGCAAACGAAGGACTGGCCGCTGCCAGTCCTGCATGTGAAGAATCCTGCAGAACGTTTCGATGCCTTTGCGGCAAGCGACGTCGCCATGGCGAAATCCGGCACGGTGACGTTGGAGCTTGGCCTCGCGCGCGTCCCCATGGCTGTGGCCTACCGCGTGAGTGCCCTCACCGTGTTCATCGTGCGCCGCATGCCCATCGCCGTGAAATACGCCTCGCTCGTGAACCTGCTCACCGATCGCGAGGTGGTCCCCGAACTCATACAGGAAGACTGCACACCCGCGGCCGTCGCGGAGAAAGTCGGAACTCTGCTAGGTTCTCCCGAGGCGCGCGCCGCGCAGCAGGAGGCTCGCCGACGGTGCTTGCACGTTCTCGGCGACGCCGATCCGCCGCCGAGCAAGCGCGCCGCAAAAGTCGTGCTCGATCTTATCGCGAACCGCGAAACCTGA
- a CDS encoding Gfo/Idh/MocA family protein produces MADQIRTAVVGTGYFGRFHANHYTKNPDAKLVAVVDSNPDRAKAMADEFGAEAVTDHREIYDKVDAVSVAVPTPFHFDVARDLIDAGLHVNIEKPITETVEQAQVLTKLAEERGTVLQVGHIERYSAAYRVISEKIDRPLYLESYRIAPWKARGVDVDVILDLMIHDIDMIIGLVGSPVSSVDAVGTGVMGRKVDIANARINFESGCVANVTTSRISYKTERRLRVFSHSQYLNCDLGERKIFGYSLCGDPMTEGLAAIATDTVDIPQEDSLGNEIASFLDCVRTGKKPFVDGYAGSEALRVAVMINESIDAQLKKVQAWLTPGSPVSVSAKS; encoded by the coding sequence ATGGCGGATCAGATTCGGACGGCGGTCGTGGGCACCGGGTATTTCGGACGGTTCCACGCAAATCACTACACGAAGAACCCCGATGCGAAGCTGGTTGCCGTCGTCGATTCCAACCCCGATCGGGCCAAGGCGATGGCCGATGAGTTCGGCGCCGAAGCGGTGACGGACCACCGCGAGATCTACGACAAGGTCGATGCGGTGAGCGTGGCCGTACCCACGCCGTTCCATTTCGACGTGGCGCGCGACCTGATCGATGCAGGGCTTCACGTCAATATCGAAAAGCCGATCACCGAGACGGTCGAGCAGGCGCAGGTTCTGACGAAGCTGGCCGAGGAGCGCGGCACCGTGCTGCAGGTCGGCCATATCGAACGCTACTCCGCCGCCTACCGGGTCATCTCTGAGAAGATCGACCGCCCGCTTTATCTCGAGAGCTATCGGATTGCGCCCTGGAAGGCGCGCGGCGTGGACGTGGACGTCATTCTCGATCTGATGATCCACGACATCGACATGATCATCGGTCTGGTCGGCTCGCCCGTCTCGAGTGTCGACGCGGTCGGCACCGGCGTCATGGGCCGTAAGGTCGACATCGCCAATGCGCGGATCAATTTCGAATCCGGCTGCGTGGCGAACGTCACCACGAGCCGGATCAGCTACAAGACCGAGCGGCGCTTGCGCGTCTTCTCGCACAGCCAATATCTCAACTGCGATCTGGGTGAGCGGAAGATCTTCGGCTACAGCCTGTGCGGCGATCCCATGACCGAAGGGCTCGCGGCTATCGCCACGGACACGGTGGACATTCCGCAGGAAGACAGCCTCGGCAACGAGATCGCCTCCTTCCTGGACTGCGTACGGACCGGGAAGAAGCCGTTCGTGGACGGCTATGCGGGGTCGGAGGCGTTGCGCGTTGCCGTGATGATCAACGAGAGCATCGATGCGCAGCTCAAGAAGGTCCAGGCCTGGCTCACACCGGGCTCGCCTGTCTCCGTCTCTGCCAAAAGCTAG
- a CDS encoding Crp/Fnr family transcriptional regulator, translated as MKKDAWDLERALEVLRSRGWYSERSKETQKRLAEIARLRTFDTDEPVYSSGQVPNGVFGLVNGSIKVAFPRNDGEDYIAHHAGSGFWIGDLALFANAPRLVSIHAAEPTTMVQLRPQGILRLIQDDPQLHTDFYALTYENFRTALNLIANLAIVSIDKRVADRLLLETAAHPKADGWVQLSQPDLAQLLAVSLPTLRRTIGRLAHAGLVEQGYGRVKVVDRKGLQKIIHD; from the coding sequence ATGAAAAAGGACGCTTGGGATTTAGAGCGCGCTCTGGAGGTCCTGCGGTCGCGCGGTTGGTACTCCGAACGCAGCAAAGAGACCCAGAAGCGGCTGGCGGAGATCGCGAGGCTCAGGACCTTTGATACCGACGAGCCGGTCTACTCTAGCGGGCAGGTTCCTAACGGCGTCTTCGGTCTGGTGAACGGATCGATCAAGGTCGCTTTTCCGAGGAACGATGGTGAGGACTACATTGCCCACCACGCGGGCTCGGGCTTTTGGATCGGCGACCTCGCGCTTTTTGCCAACGCACCCCGCCTCGTCTCGATCCACGCCGCCGAGCCGACAACAATGGTCCAACTGCGGCCTCAGGGAATTTTGCGGCTCATACAGGACGATCCGCAGCTGCATACGGATTTCTACGCGCTGACATACGAGAACTTCAGAACCGCCCTGAACCTCATTGCGAATTTGGCGATTGTCTCCATCGACAAGCGCGTGGCCGACCGGCTGCTCCTCGAAACGGCGGCCCATCCAAAAGCCGATGGTTGGGTTCAACTGTCCCAGCCTGACCTGGCGCAGCTGTTAGCTGTCTCCCTCCCGACCCTGAGACGAACGATCGGACGGTTGGCGCACGCCGGACTGGTGGAACAAGGCTATGGCCGGGTCAAAGTCGTCGACCGCAAGGGTCTGCAGAAGATCATCCACGATTGA
- a CDS encoding PhzF family phenazine biosynthesis protein, giving the protein MTLYRFNTVDVFAEHQFGGNPLAVVHGADALTTEQMQAVAAEFNLSETTFVLRPQDPAHTARIRIFTPRAELPFAGHPNVGTAYVLASEAERRGKAYADDKLTSRNLAAWSRSTCCATAPVSSGPMWRPRSPLKIGSGVAPGVVAALCGLPTHAIEQSRHLPLIASAGNPFVFTQLRDRAALRAAKPNEAAFEAQLPRETADGLFLYVREPSNDPPIQARMFAPLHGIPEDPATGSANVALIGLLAHLNSKPDLVLKARIGQGVDMGRPSLVEAMAAKRGGVVTATKVGGRCISVMSGTLTVR; this is encoded by the coding sequence ATGACGCTTTATCGCTTCAACACCGTCGATGTCTTCGCCGAGCACCAGTTCGGCGGCAACCCGCTTGCCGTCGTCCATGGCGCCGATGCGCTCACGACGGAGCAAATGCAGGCGGTGGCGGCCGAGTTCAATCTGTCCGAGACCACGTTCGTGCTGCGCCCACAGGATCCGGCCCACACGGCGCGTATCCGCATCTTCACGCCGCGCGCGGAACTGCCCTTCGCGGGCCATCCGAATGTAGGCACGGCCTATGTCCTGGCCTCCGAGGCGGAACGCCGGGGAAAGGCTTACGCCGACGACAAGCTCACGTCGAGGAACTTGGCGGCCTGGTCACGATCAACGTGCTGCGCAACGGCGCCGGTATCGTCGGGGCCCATGTGGCGGCCCCGCAGCCCGCTCAAGATTGGGTCGGGCGTGGCGCCGGGCGTCGTCGCGGCGCTGTGCGGACTGCCCACCCATGCCATCGAGCAGAGCCGGCACCTTCCGCTGATTGCGAGCGCGGGCAACCCGTTCGTGTTCACGCAGCTCCGGGACCGAGCCGCCTTGCGGGCAGCCAAGCCCAACGAAGCCGCGTTCGAGGCGCAGCTCCCGCGCGAGACGGCCGACGGTCTGTTTCTGTATGTTCGCGAACCCTCGAACGATCCGCCTATCCAGGCCCGCATGTTTGCGCCGCTCCACGGCATTCCCGAGGATCCGGCGACGGGCTCGGCCAATGTGGCCTTGATCGGTCTCTTGGCGCATCTTAACAGCAAGCCGGACCTCGTCCTGAAAGCACGGATCGGGCAAGGCGTCGATATGGGGCGTCCGAGCTTGGTGGAAGCGATGGCCGCGAAGCGCGGCGGCGTTGTCACGGCGACAAAGGTCGGTGGACGGTGTATCTCTGTGATGAGCGGGACACTGACGGTCCGATAG
- the aguB gene encoding N-carbamoylputrescine amidase: protein MARQVTVAAVQAALGPDMTANIARVEALIREAAAQGAEVVLPPELFQGIYFPTRQDPKWFETAYAVNEHPCVRTFAALANDLNVVIPISFFEKDGPHFYNSVAIADADGTILGVYRKSHIPDGPGYQEKYYFRPGNTGFKAWRTKHGTIGVGICWDQWYPEAARAMVLQGAELLLYPTAIGSEPYDNDLNTSGRWRRVMQGHAVANAIPVIAANRVGEEDNDGMRQRYYGHSFAADHTGEIVADMGDDAEGVILATFDLDEIAAYRADWGFFRDRRTDLYGTALT, encoded by the coding sequence ATGGCGCGCCAGGTGACAGTTGCAGCGGTTCAAGCCGCCTTGGGTCCTGACATGACCGCCAACATCGCGCGGGTCGAAGCCCTAATCCGCGAGGCGGCTGCCCAGGGTGCTGAGGTCGTTCTGCCGCCCGAACTGTTTCAGGGCATCTATTTCCCGACCCGCCAGGATCCGAAATGGTTCGAGACAGCCTATGCCGTGAACGAGCACCCGTGCGTGCGGACGTTCGCTGCGCTCGCAAACGACCTCAACGTCGTCATTCCCATCTCCTTCTTCGAGAAGGACGGGCCCCATTTCTACAACAGCGTCGCCATCGCCGATGCGGACGGGACAATCCTCGGCGTGTACCGCAAGAGCCATATTCCCGACGGCCCGGGCTATCAGGAGAAGTACTACTTCCGGCCCGGCAACACGGGGTTCAAGGCATGGCGCACAAAGCACGGCACGATCGGCGTCGGCATTTGCTGGGACCAATGGTACCCGGAGGCGGCGCGGGCGATGGTGCTCCAGGGTGCAGAGCTCCTGCTTTACCCCACCGCCATCGGCTCGGAGCCCTATGACAACGACTTGAACACAAGCGGACGCTGGCGCCGGGTCATGCAGGGCCACGCCGTTGCCAACGCCATCCCCGTCATTGCCGCGAACCGCGTGGGCGAGGAAGACAATGACGGGATGCGCCAACGCTATTACGGGCACTCCTTCGCCGCCGATCACACAGGCGAGATCGTCGCCGACATGGGAGACGACGCCGAAGGCGTGATATTGGCGACATTCGATCTCGACGAGATCGCCGCCTATCGCGCGGACTGGGGGTTCTTCCGGGACCGCCGCACGGATCTGTATGGGACTGCGCTGACATGA